The nucleotide sequence ATCACAAACGCCTTGAAAGAGGGACTTATGAAATACCTGTCCATTGCAAAAATGTGACCAAATCTGAAATATCCGCCTCGGTATTGCAACTGGTCTTACAAGGGATTTCCCTTGAGTCGGTCAGGCACCGCAAAAGATATAAAAGTCCTGGAAATCTTTAAACTTATTCTTTTTTTCCTAATACCACCTACATAGGTATATTATTTATCTTTGCAACATGCTTGCCGAAGGTATAGACTATAAAGAAAAATATGAGGAGGCGATGTCCGAGATCGCACTTTTGAAGTTTGAGCTCAAAGAGCTGAAGCGCCTCATATATGGCACCAAAAGCGAGCGTTTTGTGCCTTCGTCCGCACCGGAACAGTTAAACCTGGGACTTGGTGAAGAGCAGGCAACTGCCCCTGAAAAAGAGGAGGTCGTCAGGTTTAAGCGTGTCAAAAAAGAAACAGCCCGCAAGCACCCGGGCCGCCTCCCTATACCGGCACATGTACCAAGGGTGGAAGAGGTTGTTGAGCCTGAAGAAGATACCTCAGGCATGAAAAAAATTGGGGAAGAGGTGACAGAGGTTCTTGAATATACCACCGGAAAGTTTCATGTGCGCAAAATTGTACGCCCGAAATACGCAAAACCTGAAGGGGAGGGTGTTGCCATTGGAGAATTGCCATACAGGGCGATAGAGAAAGGGATAGCCGGAGCAAGCCTTGTCGCTTTCCTTGTTGTCAGCAAGTATGTTGACCACCTTCCTTTATACCGCCAGATACAGATATTTAAGAGAGAAGGCCTTAATTTTCCTTCTTCCACAATGTCAGACTGGGTAAAACAAGGGGTAAACAAGCTTAAAATCTTATACGAACTGCATAAAAAGAGGACACTGCAAGCCGGTTACCTGATGGCAGACGAGACACCCATAAAAGTTCTCGACAAGGATAAAAAAAGTAAAATCCACCGGGGGTATTACTGGGTATATTATGACCCTGTCGGGAAACAGGTGCTGTTCGACTATCGTCCCGGGCGCGGGAGCGAAGGGCCATCAGATATACTGAAGGGTTTTCAGGGATACCTGCAATGTGACGGGTATAACGTATATGATATGTTTGCCAACATCAAGGGCATAACATTGTTCCATTGTATGGCACATGCCAGAAGGATGTTTGAGAAAGCATTGGACAATGACAAAGAAAATGCAGAACATGCCTTGAAAGAATTTCAGAAGTTATATGATATTGAGCGTAAAGCAAGGGAGGCCGGGATGTCTTTTGAAGAAAGAAAGGAATCAAGGCTTGATGCAAAAACAACATTGGACGACCTGGAAGAATGGATGAAAAACCTGTACCCTAATATTGCCCCTAGGAGTCCTATTGGAAAGGCGCTCGAATACTCCTTGAGCAGATGGGAAAGGCTCTCCATATATCTTGAGGATGGCAAGCTGGAGATAGATAACAATCTGGTGGAAAACTCAATAAGGCCAGTAGCCATAGGAAGGAAAAATTATCTGTTTGCCGGTTCACATGATGCTGCCCAGAGAGCCGCCCAAATATACTCGCTTGTGGCAAGCTGCAAAATCAACGGTGTAAACCCATTGGAATGGATGAAAGATGTTCTGGAAAGAATAGACAATCACCCGGTAAACAGGCTGGAAGAACTGCTACCCGGGAAGTGGGTAAAATTATAAAATCAACATGCACTTGCCCGAAGGCTTACATAGGACTTAAATTCACCATTAGGACTCCCTTGCTCAAAATACTGGTAGGCTTGTATTTTTCCAGATTTATAATATTTAATTTGTTTACCTACAGCAAGGTATATTGTGTCACCACCTTCTGTAGGATTTAAAATATACCAACCCACTAACTTTTTATTTCCATTACTGTAATAGTCAATAATTTCAACAGAGTCTTTGACAGTGAATACTTTGTAAGATTTACCTAGCGAAAATTGGCTGGAGACAAAAAGTAGAATTAAGGATATGACTGCTGTTCTCATTGGTTTAGTATATAAAGTAATTTATAAACAGCTAAACACCTACCTTCCGGTAGGCTTAAAAGCGATTTACTTTTTTCTTCAAGGTAGTTTAGAGTTTATCGGATTTATACTCCTTCAAATAGCACACAACTAGACATTAAACACAGACACCTGCACCTATCCCCCATTTCTTTAAATTTACTGCAAATACCTGATAAACTCAATCCTTTGACAGGGCTATTATTACCTGTCATACATCGCAAATTAATAGACATACACTATATCCATAGATTTGGCGTTAACAGGCATTGCTTCTAAAATGGCAGATCATCTTCAGGATCAAGTATTTGAATATCTTGCTTGCCGTTGGAATGGCTTGTGATCTTTTTGTCATGAGTGATCAACTCATAATCTTCATTCATAAAGAAATCAATATCAGAAGCATTCTTCTCATAAAACTCATCAGCCGGAATGCCATCTATTACAAAAACTCTATGAAATTTCATTTTC is from Cytophagaceae bacterium ABcell3 and encodes:
- a CDS encoding IS66 family transposase, coding for MLAEGIDYKEKYEEAMSEIALLKFELKELKRLIYGTKSERFVPSSAPEQLNLGLGEEQATAPEKEEVVRFKRVKKETARKHPGRLPIPAHVPRVEEVVEPEEDTSGMKKIGEEVTEVLEYTTGKFHVRKIVRPKYAKPEGEGVAIGELPYRAIEKGIAGASLVAFLVVSKYVDHLPLYRQIQIFKREGLNFPSSTMSDWVKQGVNKLKILYELHKKRTLQAGYLMADETPIKVLDKDKKSKIHRGYYWVYYDPVGKQVLFDYRPGRGSEGPSDILKGFQGYLQCDGYNVYDMFANIKGITLFHCMAHARRMFEKALDNDKENAEHALKEFQKLYDIERKAREAGMSFEERKESRLDAKTTLDDLEEWMKNLYPNIAPRSPIGKALEYSLSRWERLSIYLEDGKLEIDNNLVENSIRPVAIGRKNYLFAGSHDAAQRAAQIYSLVASCKINGVNPLEWMKDVLERIDNHPVNRLEELLPGKWVKL